One Agrobacterium vaccinii DNA window includes the following coding sequences:
- a CDS encoding PAS domain-containing protein — protein sequence MPDNTPIQRYVAMNLGGFYVWDVQQNLFWADEVFAKIMGFTPEELDGGLPVERMMPIIHEDDRLYVAEGIKNSVLAGEAFEMVYRVRRGDGFAKITEIGKCYRHVDGVATLFSGVVFDSPASSTADASNVNVPISTP from the coding sequence ATGCCTGATAACACACCCATTCAGCGCTATGTCGCAATGAACCTCGGTGGATTTTATGTCTGGGATGTCCAGCAAAACCTCTTTTGGGCGGATGAGGTCTTCGCCAAAATCATGGGTTTTACGCCAGAAGAACTGGATGGCGGTCTGCCGGTAGAGCGCATGATGCCGATCATCCACGAAGACGACCGGCTATATGTCGCGGAAGGCATCAAGAATTCCGTCCTGGCTGGCGAGGCCTTCGAGATGGTTTACCGCGTGCGCCGGGGCGACGGATTCGCAAAGATCACCGAAATCGGAAAATGTTACCGCCATGTCGATGGTGTGGCGACGCTGTTCAGCGGTGTTGTCTTCGATAGCCCTGCCTCATCCACCGCAGATGCATCAAATGTGAACGTGCCGATATCAACGCCATGA